A window of the Fibrobacter sp. UWB2 genome harbors these coding sequences:
- a CDS encoding TIGR02147 family protein, with translation MKPITEYQDYREYMRDFYEERKRSSLFSWREFSKLAGFTSPNFIQLVCEGKSRLSKTGVGKVADAMELAGADRDYFFAMERFGDAKNDATKIQAFNEMQKIAKENRLRVVDAEAFKYFESWVNPVLRELAPIMPGAKPLELARNCYPVVSATEVRHSLDFMCHAEFLKKVGEDTYEQTEKVVTGSSEAIPLALRSMNRQMSKLAAEAIDEIPPEKRHIAGVTLGISEETYQWLVQKLETLRQQVVAMAAKEKEYDKVYRLNLQLFPLTKGKEE, from the coding sequence ATGAAACCAATCACTGAATATCAAGACTACCGAGAATACATGCGCGACTTCTACGAAGAACGCAAACGCAGTTCTTTGTTCTCGTGGCGTGAATTCTCCAAATTGGCGGGGTTCACTTCGCCAAACTTTATACAGCTCGTGTGCGAAGGCAAAAGCCGCTTGAGCAAAACGGGCGTCGGAAAAGTGGCCGATGCTATGGAGCTTGCTGGCGCTGACCGCGACTATTTCTTTGCGATGGAACGTTTTGGCGATGCCAAGAACGATGCGACGAAAATCCAGGCGTTTAATGAAATGCAGAAAATTGCAAAAGAAAACCGCTTACGAGTCGTTGATGCCGAGGCGTTTAAGTATTTCGAATCGTGGGTAAACCCGGTGCTGCGTGAACTTGCCCCGATTATGCCGGGCGCAAAACCGCTGGAACTGGCGCGTAACTGCTACCCGGTTGTGAGTGCCACCGAAGTTCGCCATTCGCTTGACTTTATGTGCCATGCGGAATTTCTAAAGAAGGTCGGCGAAGATACCTATGAGCAGACAGAAAAGGTCGTGACCGGGTCATCCGAGGCGATTCCGTTGGCGCTGCGTTCCATGAACCGTCAAATGTCAAAGCTTGCAGCCGAAGCCATTGACGAAATTCCGCCCGAAAAACGTCACATCGCAGGCGTGACGCTTGGTATCTCCGAAGAGACTTACCAATGGCTGGTGCAAAAACTTGAAACGCTCAGGCAGCAGGTGGTTGCC